Within Aliivibrio fischeri, the genomic segment ATGAATCACCCTTATCTTAAGTAAGCGACCTATATCTGATCGAATAATTTTGCAAAACTATATCATAGCTTTGTCTTTGTTGGTATGGATTATCGATTTGTCACTTTTTCAATGAAGCGTTTTATGACTCGATAAATTGTTTCAGGCTTTTCTGCATGTAACCAATGTCCAGTTCCGTTAACAATGTGCGCTTTGGCATTTGGGAATTGGCTTATAATATTCGCTTGATGTTCAGCTAAAATATAGTCTGAGTTTTGTCCCTTAATAAAGATAACATCACCTTCAAAAGCGGGAATATTATCCCAGCCAATAATCTGTGCGTAATTATCAAATAAAGCATTCACATTAAAGCGAAGAGCAAGGTGCTCTTGTTCTTTATATAGCGATTTACTTAAAAATTGTCTAACACCAGGCTCAACAATAGAGGTGGCAAGTAAGTCGTCTGCTTCTTTACGTGTTGTTGGTTTATTATTAAGGATCTTGTGCAAACCTGAGAATACAGCATCATGTTTTCTCTCAGGGTAAGCAACAGGAGCCATGTCTAAAATTGATAGAGATTGAATCAATTGTGGTGATTGACTCGCTAGCGCCATTGCTACTTTCCCACCCATTGAATGGCCAACAATATGCGCTGAAGTGATAGATAAATGATCGAATAAATTAACAAGATCGTTTGCAAGTTCATGATAATTATGAATATCCGAGTGGAATGAACGACCGTGATTTCGAAGATCAACACTGATCACTCGATATTCTGTTTCAAATTGTCGAGCAAGAAGGCCTAAGTTGTCTAAGCTTCCAAATAATCCATGAATTAGGATCAAAGGATCCCCATTTCCTTGTTCTTTATAGTTAAGTAACATCATTTTTCTATCGTTGTGTTAGGTTTGTCGTAGAGTATCACGATTTTACAGGGTATAATCGTGCCTTCATAAATAGATTATAGAATACGAACCATATAATGAAGACAATTGAAGTAGACGAAGAACTATACCGCTTTATTGCGAGCCAAACTCAACACATCGGTGAAAGTGCCTCTGATATTTTACGTCGTCTCTTAATGCAGTCATCACCTTCAGACCTTGCTGTTTCTGCTCCTGTTGAAGTACAGAAAAAAGGCATTGTAGTCAGTAAAGATGCTGGTAAAGAGGCATCGGTAGATCGCGTTAAAGCGGTGCGTACCTTATTAATCTCTGATGAATTCTCAGCATTAGATAAAGCGATCGATCGCTTTTTAACTGTATTATCTGAATTATATAAAATTGACTCAAAAGCTTTCTCTGAAGCAACGGAAGTAAAAGGCCGTACTCGAGTTTATTTTGCTGACAATCAAGAGACATTAATCGCGAGCGGTAAAACGACAAAGCCTCGTGAAATTGTAGGTACTCCATTCTGGGTAATCACAAATACAAATACTAATCGCAAGCGCCACATGGTTGAATTATTAATGGAGCGAATGGGCTTCCAACATGATTTAACAGAAAAAGTGTGTGCGGCGATCTAATTTTTTGAGTCATAACTCAAATCATAATTTGTCACAAGGAATCGTCAAATGGCTATACATCCTCGTGCTGGGCAGAAAGCTCAGCAAGAAGATTTACACAATATCCCATCATTAGTTGCTAATTATTTCTTATTAGAACCGAACCCAACAAATGTTGATCAGCAAGTGCAATTTGGTACTTCTGGCCACCGTGGTACGGCAGATAAAGCGACGTTTAACCAACATCATATTTGGGCGATAGCTCAAGCTGTGGCTGACGTACGTAAAGAAAATGGCGTAACGGGTCCATTATTTTTAGGTAAAGATACCACGCGCTATCTGAACCTGCATTCACATCGGCTATTGAAGTACTTGTTGCTAATGGCGTTGAAGTGATCATTCAAGAAAATAATGGCTACACACCTACTCCTGGTATCTCGCATGCAATCTTAACGCACAATGTTAAGTGTGAAGATAAAGCGGATGGCATTGTGATAACTCCTTCTCATAACCCACCTCAAGATGGCGGTATTAAATATAATCCTGTTCATGGTGGTCCTGCCGAGGGTGAGCTGACGACAGCAATTGAAAATCGTGCAAATCAATTAATTGCGAATGAATTAAAAGATGTTAAACGTGTATCAATTACTGAAGCGATGTCATCTGATTTAGTAAAGCAAATGGATTTAGTGCAGCCTTATATTGATGACTTAAAAAATGTTATCAATATTGAAGCGATTCAAAAAGCAAATCTAAAATTAGGTGTTGATCCATTAGGTGGCTCTGGTATTGAGTATTGGCGTCAAATTGGCCAAGCTTTTGATCTTGATTTAACGTTGGTGAGTGAAGCGATTGATCCTTCATTCCAGTTTATGTCACTAGATAAAGATGGTGTAGTTCGAA encodes:
- the seqA gene encoding replication initiation negative regulator SeqA, coding for MKTIEVDEELYRFIASQTQHIGESASDILRRLLMQSSPSDLAVSAPVEVQKKGIVVSKDAGKEASVDRVKAVRTLLISDEFSALDKAIDRFLTVLSELYKIDSKAFSEATEVKGRTRVYFADNQETLIASGKTTKPREIVGTPFWVITNTNTNRKRHMVELLMERMGFQHDLTEKVCAAI
- a CDS encoding alpha/beta fold hydrolase, translated to MMLLNYKEQGNGDPLILIHGLFGSLDNLGLLARQFETEYRVISVDLRNHGRSFHSDIHNYHELANDLVNLFDHLSITSAHIVGHSMGGKVAMALASQSPQLIQSLSILDMAPVAYPERKHDAVFSGLHKILNNKPTTRKEADDLLATSIVEPGVRQFLSKSLYKEQEHLALRFNVNALFDNYAQIIGWDNIPAFEGDVIFIKGQNSDYILAEHQANIISQFPNAKAHIVNGTGHWLHAEKPETIYRVIKRFIEKVTNR